The genomic region ATCGATTTGGCGTCGCCGGGAACAAACGACACCAGACTGAGCAGGATCAAGAGACCGACTGCGATCAGGAGAACCCCGATCACTTCGCGCTTCACATGAGAGGAACGGGAAGGGGCTGAGCGGGCGTCACCGCGCTTTGCCGTGGTGGATACACCCATGCGGCGGATCGTAGCACAGGGAAAAGGCCTTTTCAAACAAAGCGGCAATGTTGCGCAAGGCCATAACGCCGCTACTCATGCGCGTAAGAATTTTGTCTCAAGCCGACTCGCCATCGTCGAACGCAGAGGCGAGCGCGCGATAGTCATCGAGGGTCAGCGTCTCTGCGCGAGACTGAGCCGGAACACCAACCGCCTCCATCGCGCGGGAAACCCGCTCGGACGGATATCCCTCATCACGCAATGAATTCACCAACGTCTTCCGACGATGGGCAAAGGCCGCTCGCACCAGACGACGGAACCGCTCATAACGGACCGGATCGACTCCATTCCGGTCTTTGATTTTGAGATGCACGACGGCCGACCCGACCGTCGGGCGGGGGCGGAAGCAATTCGCCGACACACGAAACGCCACCTCCACCTCTGCCGCTTCCTGCGTCAGAACCGACAGCACTCCGTAGTCCTCGCTGTTCGGTTTGGCAGCCAATCTAAGGGCCACCTCGGTTTGCAGCATCAGCACCAGACGATCGAAGTGGGCACGGGCATCGAGTAATGCAAACAGAATCGGCGTGGAGACGTAATACGGCAGGTTCGACACCACCACCGTCCGCGGCGACAGGCTATCGAAGGGAAATTCCAATGCGTCCCCGATTCGAAGGTCGAGATTGCGACAATGTCCAAGCGTCTCTTGCAGTTGAGGCTGCAGTTGCGGATCGATCTCGACTGCAATGACCCGCCCGGCTTCGGCACATAACCCGGCCGTCAGGGCTCCCCGCCCCGGTCCGATTTCCAGCACCGTGTCGTCGGGACGAAGCGCCGCCAGGGACACGATTTTGCGGATGATGTTCGGGTCGATGAGAAAGTTTTGACCAAGCCGTTTCAGGGCTGGAGGGAAGGACGCGGCCATGGTTCAGGCGGCTTTCTATCCGACGGTGTGAGGAGCCGTCGTCCGCAGGCGTTTCGCCAGCGTGACAAGATAGGACCGATAACATTCCACTTCGTCGCTGAACTCCTCGATCAAATCGTTGGTAAACGCCATGCCTGCAGTTTTTCGCGCCAGACCATCCGCTTCGGCCTGTCCCGCATGTTGCTGGAGCAGGGCCACCGTGCGAATTTTCCACTGTCCCACGCGTTCAGTGCCTAGGGTGGTGTTAAAGTCCTGAATGGTCCTTGTCGCGATCGCGTCCAACTCCTTCACCTGCTGATCGATGATGGCTGCCGCGGAAGATCCTGCGTTTAATATGGACATGTCTCCTCTTTCCTATCGGGACGGTTGGTGGACGGGAGACCAGGACTGTGCCAGACGGGCCGCGACCTTCACCGCTTCCAACAAACTCCCGTGTTCAGCTACCCCTTTGCCCGCAATATCGTAGGCCGTGCCATGATCGACCGACGTGCGGATGATCGGCAGCCCCACGGTCAAATTCACGCAGGTGCCGAATGCGACCAACTTGAGGGGGATCAACCCTTGATCGTGATACATCGCCACCACGCCATCGTAGTCGCCGCGGGCGGCTTTGCCGAACAGGGTGT from Nitrospira sp. harbors:
- the rsmA gene encoding ribosomal RNA small subunit methyltransferase A codes for the protein MAASFPPALKRLGQNFLIDPNIIRKIVSLAALRPDDTVLEIGPGRGALTAGLCAEAGRVIAVEIDPQLQPQLQETLGHCRNLDLRIGDALEFPFDSLSPRTVVVSNLPYYVSTPILFALLDARAHFDRLVLMLQTEVALRLAAKPNSEDYGVLSVLTQEAAEVEVAFRVSANCFRPRPTVGSAVVHLKIKDRNGVDPVRYERFRRLVRAAFAHRRKTLVNSLRDEGYPSERVSRAMEAVGVPAQSRAETLTLDDYRALASAFDDGESA